ACCGGAAATGATTACCTTCTGGCTTGGAAGCCCGCTCGTTGCCATGCTGGTTATGGTGGCCATCGCCGTTCCCCTTTACGTCTGTGCCACGGCATCTACGCCCATTGCCGCTGCTCTGGTACTGAAAGGCCTGAATCCGGGGGCGGCTCTGGTTTTTCTTCTGGCAGGGCCTGCTGTGAATGCGGCTTCCCTTACCGTAATAAGCCGGATTCTGGGAAAGGGTATGACGGTGGTGTATGTGTCAGGCATTATTGTGTGTGCCCTTGCCATGGGTTTTGCTACAGATTGGTTTTATGGTTTCATGGGCGGACTGGAAAGATGGCAGACCGGTACAGCCGGTGAGGAAGGCTCTCTCATTTCTATCGTTTCTGCCCTTATTCTTCTGGGGCTTTTTGCATGGAAGGGGACTGAGGCCCTCTGGCAGCGCTGGCATGGAAATGAGGAGTGTGTCTGCGGTCACTGCCATTGAACAGGTCTTCTTGTTTTTTAGAAAAGGTACAGGATAAATCCTGAAAGTACAGGAGCTACAAGGTTATCATTGGTTTTACTGCCTCCGGGCAGGGGGATGGGAACGAGTTCCAGCAGGGTTATGGCAAGGGCTGTGCTGAAGGCAGCTCCTAAAGGCAGACTGCCTCCCCAGAAATCCAGAACATGGGGAAAAAAGGGAAAAAGAAAAAGCATGAGGACCATGGCTGTTGCAAAACAGGCCATGGAGCCTTCAAGGGATTTGCCGAGGATACGGATTTTTCCCATGGAAATCCCCACCAGAGCAGCAGCTGCATCACTCAGAATAAAAACAAAGAGGACTATAAAGGAAATATCTGCTCTTCCTGCAAAAAAAAGAGAGCAGAAAAAGGCTCCTCCAATGATGTAGGTGGAACCTGTTATGCTTCTTGATTCTCCGGCCCTCATAAGGGAGCCGAAACATATGGAAAAAAAGCTGTTGAGCTTCTGATTTCTGAAGCGCAGGATTTCCACAAGAAGGCTGGCTCCGAAAAGACTTCCCAGCACAAGGCTCACATGCAGGGATGTAAGGGGAAAAAATCGGGGGAGATAAAAGATGCCAAGGGGCATTAACAGAGCCATGAGGTGGAGAAGCTTGCGGTTTATTTCTTCAGGTGTGAGGGGCATGGGGATTTTTCCTGGTGAACGGTTCCCTTAGGGTAAGGTAGGGAGAAGGGCTGCTGGACGCAGACTTTCTGAAAGATCAGACCCGTGTGGCCCTGATCATGATTTCCGTGACAAACTGTGCACTGTTCCGGGTGGTCCAGTAATCCGCCACATACCTTTCGTAGGATTCATCTCCCAGCAGATAACCGTGTCTGCGTGCCCAGTGGCACATTTTTTCATATGTTCCGCAGATGCTTTCATGGGGACCGATGTGATAGCATGCAACCATCATATACCCGCCAAAGGTCATCTGTTCATCCTTCTTGCATTCCATCAGGGTTCTTTGCAGAATTCTTATGTTCTGGCCCTTATTTTCCATCCGGTCCCTGAAGGATGAAAAATTCAGCATCACCGGTCCTGTTATCTCATTGTTTACTGCTTCCACATGGTTGGTAAATTCAATATTGATAATGGATGCTTCTATGTCATTGTTAAAGATCTGTTCCTGATAGAGGCAGTCCGTGGCTTCCACATATTTTATGGATACCTCGTGAATATTGTTGTCAATAACCATTTCTGCCTCTATAATCAGATCGTACCAGTCTTTAACAGAAGCATATTTTCTCCGGATCTCTTCCTGTTCCCTCTGCAGCTCATCAATTTTTGACCTGAATGATGTCTGTATGGCCTTGTATACGTTGTAATGATTGCCTTCAATGAATTCCCGCATTTCATCCAGCTTGAAACCCATCTGTTTGTAGTACTTGATTACAGGCACAGCCAGTAATGATTCCTTGGTGTAATAACGGTAATTGTTGGTGTCGTCCCTTTCTGAATTGATCAGTCCGATTTTGTCATAATAACGGAGTGTTTTTTTGGAAACATTGCAGATGAGGCTTACTTCTCCTATGGAATACCTGTTTTTGTAATTCATGGAATGACCTTTCATTCAGGCATTTATACTTAACTTCATATTTTCAGTTTACCAGAGAATAGCGGATATGGATAGCTAAAATCCCGGAGTTATTGTTTTTTTTTACAGGAAATATGCATGCACAGGTCGGTCGTATTTTTAAAAATGAAAGTTGAATTGAAAAAGCCCCATGATTTTTTCACTGCATAATTATGTAATGCCATAAGGATGCTTTAAAATACCTGAGGTCCTGAATACTTAGCATTCTGATACTGTGGAAAAACAGTGTTAAAAAAGATGTTGACCTTCCCCTTGGGGGCAAGGTTATGGTCTTTCATGAATCATATATAAATTGGGCCATCTGGTGGCCGCAATGCAAGATAATGATTTTTAAATAATAGCAGTGTAAAAAATGGAGGGAGACTACCTTATGATGCAAGCATCGGTTTCAGCAAACCCGGCTGCCGTGGCAGCCAAAAGAAAATTATCTTCGGATTTTTTTAAAAAAGGCGTGTTTATCGCATTGATGTCGGGCTTTCTCTACGGGCTCTATGCGGCATTCATGACCCTTGGTATGTCTGTGGGAATCTGGGAATCCTGGTACGGAGAGGACTCCGGGCTTTCTGCCTTTGCCGTATTCTATCTGCTGGCAGCCATTGGTGCGGCCACCACAGATACCTGCAGTGCCGCCTGGGCTTTGAGCATTGCAGCCATCCGTGGACGTATCGGAGACTTTGTAAGAACCATTAAAACCAAGCCGGGCCTTGTCATGGTCTGCGGTGCGCTGATTGGTGGTCCCCTTGCAAGTACCGCTTTTGTAGTAGGTCTTCAGCAGGCCGGGGGGATTGTTGTACCCATCAGTGCGCTCTGTCCTGCCGTGGGTGCCATTCTGGCAAGATTTCTGTTCAAGCAGCAGCTGAATGCCCGCATGATGCTGGGTATAGCCATCTGTATATCCGCAAGCTTCATGATAGGTTTGACAGGTCTTGAGGATGAAGCGCCCCCCGGTCTGATGATAGGTATTCTCTTTGGTTTTATTGCAGCAGTGTGCTGGGGTATTGAAGGCTGTGTATGTGGTTACGGAACCTCCCTCATTGATCCCGAGGTGGGTATCACCATCCGCCAGGTGACAGCAGGTATGTCCAACCTGATTATCCTTGTGCCCCTTTTCGGTATGATTTCCGGTGCGGACACCTTTGGTATGCTGGGACAGTCATTTACCGATGGTTATGCCATGATCTGGTTTGCCCTTGCAGGTCTCAGCGCTTACCTCACCTTTATGTTCTGGTATAAGGGTAATGCCATGTGCGGTGCTGCTCTGGGTATGTCCTGCAACGGAACCTTTTCCTTCTGGGGTCCTTTCTGTGTCTGGATTCTTCTGGGAGTGATCATGGGCTTTGAAGGCTGGGGCATGCCGCCCATCGCCTGGCTTGCTGCCATCATAATGGTTGTCGGTATCTTCACCATATCAATGAATCCGCTGGATCTGTTCAAAAAAAAGGAGATTGCATAATATGAAACCATTAAATTATGCTATTTTAAGATACTTTACCACTGTCAAGGAAGCCTGCGCCGATGATGTGATCGGGGCCCTTAAGGGTCAGTACGGCGGCTTCAAGGCCCTTAATAAAAAAGCTGTAGTTTCTACCATTATGACCGCTGAGGCCAATGGGCTTCTGGAAGAAACCCGATTTGACATGGACGCAAACAATGAACTGCGGGTTTACTACAGGGCCCACGAAGAAGGTGCTTCAACCATCAATAAATATATTAAAGACTGATACGGTCCCCTCTGAATGCTCTGTTCATTTGTTTTTATTCCAGTTTTAAAAGACTTTTTTCACCCGTGCCGGTCATTTTCATGTCAGACGATGAAGGTGCCGGTCGGGTGAGGGAAGTCAGAAATCTGTTTTTTTTATTAAGGAGATTTGAAGATGCAGAAAAAAAGATCGGGTATGTTTTGGTCCATGCTGCCTTTTACCCTTGTAGCCCTTTTTTTAATGGCTGCCTGCGGTAAAATGTATTCTTCTCCGGCCTATGAGTCGGGAGAAGGGGTCCGTATTGTTAAAGGGCCTTCACCCATAGAGGGGGATGTTTTGAATCATCCCGATGATATTACTATTTATAATGAGCATCTGGCTCTGACCATTGCCGTGGGCAGCCCCAACTTCTGGGGAATGACCAATGGCAGTATTTCTAACCTTGCCGTTATGGAAGGTCCCGGTCAGTTTGGTGTGAACATTGTCAATGACGTTGAATTTCTTGTGAATTCATGGACAGCCAGTGGCGGCTCCCTGAAGGCTGATGCAAAAATTCTTCAGAATACACCGGAAAAGGCCGTGGTCCAGACCACCAGCACCTGGCTTGGGGATGGCAAGGCCAACGCCCTTGATGTGGTTACTACCTATACCCTTGAGAAAAACAGCCCTGTTGTAAAAATGCACACCCGTGTATTCAATCCCGGTCCGGATACCTATACGGACATGAAAAGCGGGTATTCCATGAGTGGTCTGGCGGCCTATATGTTCGGACCCTTTGGCTACCATACGCCGGATGTCCGTGCCCGGAACATCCATGTGGGGAAAAATGTGGATGAGCCCTTTGGCGACTTTGTGGTGAGCTATACAAAGGATTACGCCATTACCCTGCAAATGGATGATACGGAAATCTACCGTGGCACAACGGGATATAAGGATCTGCACCATAATTATGACCTCGCTCCCGGCCAGTCCAGGGATTTTACCGGTGAACTGCAGGTGATACCCCAGGGCCACACCACGCCATTTATGGTACGGATGATTGAGAAAAAGGAGCTTGCATCGGCAGAGGTCTCCGGTATTGTCCGGTCCGATGACGGCAATCTTTACCCCAACCCCGTGCTGGTGGTGGAAAGAAAAGGTCGTTTTAAGGGAAGCTTTGACGGATCTCAGAATTTGCCGTCCAATGAGCTCCATGAAGAAATACAGCCCTTTATCTGGCATGTGGGTGAGGCGGATGGCTCCTTTGCCTTTACTCTGCCCGTGGGTGATTATAATATTTACGCCATTGCAGCAGGTTACACCGCATCAAAGCCCATGGCAGTAAGTGTAAAAGAAGGCAAGAATATTTCCCTGAATTTTGTGGATGACTATACCATCGTGCAGGGTGGCGAGGTGGTCATGCATGTGACGGATAAGGCCACGGGCAATCCTGTGGATGCAAGGATTGGCGTGGACGGGCCTGTGCCTGCGGTAAAATATCTGGGTGCCCGTACTTATTTTACGGATCTTGAAAGCATTGGGAGGGTTGTTATTCCCCTTGCTGTGGGAGATTTTACCTTCCATGTCATGTCCGGTGCGGATTTTGTAAGCCTGCCCGAAGAAGTGAGGGCCACTGTTGGATCCGGTGAAACACTGCAGCGTTCCGCAGCCATTGAAACCCATATTTATCCGAATCTTTATAACTGGTACAGTGTGGATCTTCATCACCATACCGATATCGGAGACGGTAACACTTCCCCTGAAGATCTGGTTAAATCCCAGCTGGCAGCCCGTCTGGACCTTACCTTTGTCAGTGATCATGATTCCGTGGACAATCATCTGGCTGTCAAGGAGTTTTCCGATGCCAGAATGGTGGGCATGATTCCAAGCCTTGAAGTGTCTCCCGGCTGGGGTCACCTGAACATCCTTCCCATGCCCCTCAATGGTAAGATCATAGAGCCTTCCCTGAATGTTGGGGAAATCATTGCCCAGGCCCATGCAATGAATGCCCTAGTGATTGTGGCGCATCCTTATACGGATTATGGCTATTTCAACAACCGTGAGATTGCTCCGGGTGGTTATGATCCCAATTTTGATCTTATTGAATTGCAGCCCACCATAGATCTTTCCAAGGCTAACAATCCAGACACTAAGACTTTGGCAAAAACCATGGAACTGTGGACGGATCATCTGGCAGGTAAAAACAAGGCCTATTATCTGACAGGCGGTTCCGACACCCATGATGTGGCATCTCCCACCCTTTATTCAGGTATGATCCGGACCTATGCCAAGGTTGAGGGTAAACTTACGCCCGCAAGCTTTATTGAAGCCGTTGCAAAGGGTAACTCCTATGCCTCCATGGGGCCGCTCTTTTTCCCCTCAAATATGGAATTTGGAGGAAAGATTGCCGTTAAAGCCGGAAGTTCTCTGAAGCTGAATCTCGATGCTTTTGCGGTCAACGGCCTTCAGAGCGTTGAGATCTATACCTCAGGCAGTGAAATAGGCAGCCCTGTGGAAACAAAAACCTTCAATGGCAGTGTTAAACGGGAATCCCTTACCTTTACGGTAAAGCCTGAAGCAGCTACCTGGTACAACTTCATTGCAAGGGATATGAAGGGTAGAATTGCTGTTTCCAACCCTGTGTGGGTGGAAGTTAAGCCCTAGGGTCATGTAAGGGTCAATTTTTGTATGCGTTTGAAAATAAAGCTAAGTTCCGAGTAACTTGCGGTTAGTCAGAACTTACAGTCAAGGTTAAACAGCTTTTAGATCAGCGGTTGTAAAATGGTTTCGCCCCGTTTAAAGGGGCGGAACCTATCACCTTCATAACTGCAGATTCACCATCGCAGAATCGTCTTTACTTCTTTTTGCCTGAATTCTCTCCAGTCCCTGTTTCTTCATTATAAATGCTTGTTTATTTAAATCAAAATTGCATTTTTCTGCTTTTCGGGTAATATATCAACATATAAAAACAGTGCTTTAATAGGACCTCCTTACAGCACTTCCGAAAACAATGTTTTGTTTTCTGTCGGTCGTATTTCAGGCTTTGAAATTTTAAGCTGAACTTTGTTTAAAAAAAGCTTGACTTTCCCC
This sequence is a window from Desulfobotulus mexicanus. Protein-coding genes within it:
- a CDS encoding diacylglycerol/polyprenol kinase family protein yields the protein MPLTPEEINRKLLHLMALLMPLGIFYLPRFFPLTSLHVSLVLGSLFGASLLVEILRFRNQKLNSFFSICFGSLMRAGESRSITGSTYIIGGAFFCSLFFAGRADISFIVLFVFILSDAAAALVGISMGKIRILGKSLEGSMACFATAMVLMLFLFPFFPHVLDFWGGSLPLGAAFSTALAITLLELVPIPLPGGSKTNDNLVAPVLSGFILYLF
- a CDS encoding MerR family transcriptional regulator gives rise to the protein MNYKNRYSIGEVSLICNVSKKTLRYYDKIGLINSERDDTNNYRYYTKESLLAVPVIKYYKQMGFKLDEMREFIEGNHYNVYKAIQTSFRSKIDELQREQEEIRRKYASVKDWYDLIIEAEMVIDNNIHEVSIKYVEATDCLYQEQIFNNDIEASIINIEFTNHVEAVNNEITGPVMLNFSSFRDRMENKGQNIRILQRTLMECKKDEQMTFGGYMMVACYHIGPHESICGTYEKMCHWARRHGYLLGDESYERYVADYWTTRNSAQFVTEIMIRATRV
- a CDS encoding CehA/McbA family metallohydrolase, whose amino-acid sequence is MQKKRSGMFWSMLPFTLVALFLMAACGKMYSSPAYESGEGVRIVKGPSPIEGDVLNHPDDITIYNEHLALTIAVGSPNFWGMTNGSISNLAVMEGPGQFGVNIVNDVEFLVNSWTASGGSLKADAKILQNTPEKAVVQTTSTWLGDGKANALDVVTTYTLEKNSPVVKMHTRVFNPGPDTYTDMKSGYSMSGLAAYMFGPFGYHTPDVRARNIHVGKNVDEPFGDFVVSYTKDYAITLQMDDTEIYRGTTGYKDLHHNYDLAPGQSRDFTGELQVIPQGHTTPFMVRMIEKKELASAEVSGIVRSDDGNLYPNPVLVVERKGRFKGSFDGSQNLPSNELHEEIQPFIWHVGEADGSFAFTLPVGDYNIYAIAAGYTASKPMAVSVKEGKNISLNFVDDYTIVQGGEVVMHVTDKATGNPVDARIGVDGPVPAVKYLGARTYFTDLESIGRVVIPLAVGDFTFHVMSGADFVSLPEEVRATVGSGETLQRSAAIETHIYPNLYNWYSVDLHHHTDIGDGNTSPEDLVKSQLAARLDLTFVSDHDSVDNHLAVKEFSDARMVGMIPSLEVSPGWGHLNILPMPLNGKIIEPSLNVGEIIAQAHAMNALVIVAHPYTDYGYFNNREIAPGGYDPNFDLIELQPTIDLSKANNPDTKTLAKTMELWTDHLAGKNKAYYLTGGSDTHDVASPTLYSGMIRTYAKVEGKLTPASFIEAVAKGNSYASMGPLFFPSNMEFGGKIAVKAGSSLKLNLDAFAVNGLQSVEIYTSGSEIGSPVETKTFNGSVKRESLTFTVKPEAATWYNFIARDMKGRIAVSNPVWVEVKP